One part of the Sphingopyxis sp. PAMC25046 genome encodes these proteins:
- a CDS encoding proprotein convertase P-domain-containing protein, which yields MLVWLAFTLAANPAAAQTTTTYSNVTAGTINAATTCTAPLVRNFTVGTSYTVGDVDLGLLATHSWRGDLRVTLQSPAGTRVQLVNGDTGSIDGNNFNVRLDDDASQTVNTDGNDTNHSNSAPPYQNVFRPNSPLSAFNGQNSAGTWRLEICDQYPSADNGNFVRADLYLTSVPSSYADLSLTKSVSNAAPASGASINYVLSVTNASGSTLTATGVTVQDNLPAGFSFTGASGFGSYNSTTGVWTVGTIPAGTTRTLTISGTVAATAGATVTNGAEISASSAFDFDSTPGNGAAGEDDQDNASFTVSGTRVAGTPPALVCPVGTTTHDWDGVSWPAGTTSASAALTAIGTASFNIAVSGGSFLSNATYGGQSPTRQNAVTGGLAPAQYSIFELVDFTSQAGTVTTTIALPTAVPGAQFRLFDVDYASGQFADRVTVTGTYNGATIYPVLTNGSANYVIGNSAYGDILSADGSADGTVTVTFNTPVDGITIEYGSHALAPTNPGQQGMALHDIIFCRPATNLVIAKTNSIVSDPVNGTTNPKAIPGARMRYCILVTNNGSGTATGITLADPLPAGTSFVAGSLRSGTSCAGATTVEDDNASGTDESDPFGASVAGTTIAATTATLLPAAAMAIAFEVVID from the coding sequence ATGCTCGTCTGGCTGGCGTTTACGCTTGCCGCCAATCCCGCCGCCGCGCAGACCACCACGACCTACAGCAACGTGACCGCGGGCACGATCAACGCCGCGACGACCTGCACCGCCCCGCTCGTGCGCAATTTCACCGTCGGCACCAGCTATACGGTCGGCGACGTCGATCTTGGTCTGCTCGCGACGCACAGCTGGCGCGGCGATCTGCGCGTCACGTTGCAGTCGCCCGCCGGAACGCGCGTCCAGCTGGTCAATGGTGATACCGGCAGCATCGACGGTAATAATTTCAACGTCCGCCTCGACGACGATGCGTCGCAGACGGTCAATACCGACGGCAACGATACCAATCATTCGAACAGCGCGCCGCCCTATCAGAATGTCTTCCGCCCCAATTCGCCGTTGTCGGCTTTCAACGGCCAGAACAGCGCGGGGACCTGGCGGCTTGAGATTTGCGACCAATATCCTTCGGCCGACAACGGCAATTTCGTCCGCGCCGACCTTTATCTCACCAGCGTGCCGTCGAGCTACGCCGACTTGTCACTGACCAAATCGGTCAGCAACGCGGCGCCGGCGTCCGGAGCTAGCATCAACTATGTGCTGAGCGTCACCAACGCGAGCGGGTCGACGCTGACTGCGACGGGAGTGACGGTGCAGGATAATTTGCCTGCGGGCTTCAGCTTTACGGGCGCGTCGGGCTTCGGCAGCTATAACAGCACCACCGGCGTGTGGACGGTGGGGACTATCCCGGCGGGGACCACGCGGACCTTGACGATCAGCGGGACCGTCGCGGCGACCGCGGGCGCGACCGTCACCAACGGCGCCGAGATCAGCGCCTCCTCGGCGTTCGATTTCGATTCAACCCCCGGCAACGGCGCAGCGGGCGAAGATGATCAGGACAACGCGAGCTTCACCGTATCGGGGACGCGCGTCGCGGGGACGCCGCCGGCGCTCGTCTGCCCGGTCGGCACGACGACGCACGACTGGGACGGCGTCAGCTGGCCCGCGGGGACCACGAGCGCCAGCGCGGCGCTGACTGCGATCGGGACGGCGAGCTTCAACATTGCGGTCAGCGGCGGCAGTTTCCTCAGCAACGCGACCTATGGCGGCCAATCGCCGACGCGACAGAATGCCGTCACCGGCGGACTGGCGCCCGCACAATATTCGATCTTCGAGCTCGTCGATTTCACCAGTCAGGCGGGAACCGTCACCACGACGATCGCGCTGCCGACCGCGGTGCCCGGTGCACAGTTCCGGCTGTTCGACGTCGATTATGCCTCGGGCCAGTTCGCCGACCGCGTCACCGTCACCGGCACATACAATGGCGCAACCATCTATCCTGTGCTCACCAACGGCTCCGCCAATTATGTGATCGGCAACAGCGCCTATGGCGACATATTGTCGGCCGACGGCAGCGCCGACGGCACCGTAACCGTGACCTTCAATACGCCCGTCGATGGCATCACCATCGAATATGGCAGCCACGCTCTCGCCCCCACCAATCCGGGCCAGCAAGGCATGGCGCTCCACGACATCATTTTCTGCCGCCCGGCCACGAATCTGGTGATCGCGAAGACGAACAGCATCGTCAGCGATCCGGTCAACGGCACGACAAATCCCAAGGCGATTCCAGGCGCCCGGATGCGATATTGCATCCTCGTCACCAACAATGGCAGCGGCACCGCGACGGGTATCACCCTCGCCGATCCGCTGCCCGCCGGCACGAGCTTCGTCGCCGGATCGCTGCGCAGCGGCACGAGTTGCGCAGGCGCGACGACCGTGGAAGACGATAATGCGAGCGGCACCGACGAGAGCGATCCGTTCGGCGCGTCGGTCGCTGGCACCACCATCGCCGCGACCACCGCGACGCTGTTGCCCGCTGCCGCGATGGCGATCGCGTTCGAGGTCGTGATCGACTGA